ATCGGTGTCAATTTCTACATGTTGGAGAACAACGCAACCGAAGGCGGCGTTCCTGCGCAGATTCGCACCACTCCAGGGAAAGACTACTACCGTATGGTCTTTTACTACACCTCACCGCCAGAGAGTCTTGGCGCGCAAGATTTGTGGGTGCTCTATCGTACTGACCAAAAGGCTTCGACCAAGCTCGACTACTTTGCCTATGCACCATCGCTACGCCGCGTACGCCGGCTTCCTCAACCCCGTCGTGGCGAACGATTTCCTAACAACGTTCAGTCGTTCGACGATATCGTGGGCCGTGACGCATGGGAGTTTTCCTGGAAGTTTCTCGGAACCGACGTGCTCTATGAAACCGTGCGCCTCCCGAGTACTCGCCCTATGCTGACCCTCGCGAGTCCTGAAGGGAAATTCACCGATGTCCCCGCTGACCAACTCAAGATGATGGGCGACACATATCCATTCTACCGTTCAGATGGTGGGGTCGAGTGTTACGTGATTGAAGGAGTCACCCGACAGGATTGGCTTCCCAACTACAGTGCCAAGAGGATCATCTACTGGCTTGATCGGCACTACTTTTATCCGTTACGGATTGAGCAGTACGATGATGATGACCGTCTTGCTATTGTCGAGGTTCGTGTTGCCAAACACGAGAATCCAGCGTTGAAAGACAAGGGCTACGCCGCGTTGATTTCGTTGTATTATGATCTTTCGCTTGATCTGATGAGTTACAGCATTCACGATGCTCATCTTGTGAGAGAATGGTCAGCGAAGGATCAGGAAGTCGTATTCGGGCCGGACTTTATGCGTCGACAATGGCTCATGTACCCACTCAAGACACAGGCCTTCGTCAATGCGCCAGCCGAGTTCTATTTACGACCACTGCTCCACGATGGTAAGTTTCCTCAAGCGCGTAAGATCGAAGTGGCACCAGAGGTCATGGCGCGTATTCGTGCGCAAGAGGCCGCTGGTCATTTAGTGTTTGAAACGACGGTCGCGGAGGGCAAAGAACCATGAGACGAAAGTCACGATTATTGTTGGTCGTTGTGATCGTTCTATCCGTATGGTTGCTCCCGTCGAGAGCACTGGCACAGAAGGCCGTGCAGGGGCTAGAGTCCAGTGTCCAGAGTCTAGAAAAAAATACCAATGGGACTCGGCCAAAGAGCTGGAAAACGCTGGCTGAACTGTCTGCCGAAGAAAAAGCCTCTCTAGACCTCCGCCCTGATACTCCCCGCGATACGCAATTCTCCTATCTGCCCGCGGAAAAGTTTCCCTTTACAGCACCATATTCTGCGGAAGAAATGGGACTGCGCTCAATGGAGTATCCCCATTCGCCGTACTGGAACTGTACGTTGATCGACATTGCCGCGACGGTGACCAACACCGGCTTTCTGGATCAACGAGTGACAATCATTCCGATCCTTTACTTGCCCAAGGGTGGGTTTGCCGAGCAATTGTATAATACGCAGCCTGGGAAAGAGGTCTATCGCTGGCTGAGTCAGTCGGTCTCGCCACCTGAACGCTATGGCAATCAAACGCTGTACGTGGGCTATCGCAATGATCAAACGTTTACGACTAAGCTCGATCTCTTTGCCTATTCCCCCTCGCTGCGGCGTATTCGTCGCCAGCCGCAACCACGCCGTCAGGATCGTTTGCCCAATAGCGCGTCGACGTTTGATGACTTACTGGGCCGAGATGCATGGGAATATAAATGGCGTGTTCTCGGGACCGACATTCTCTACTCGACCGTGCGGTTCCCGGTGACGAAACAGAGCACTACCTTGACTGATGACAAAGGGAATTATGTCGATGTAAAGGCGAGCGACGTGAAGTTGATGGGACCTGACTATCCCTTGTACACGGTAGATGGCGGTGTGAAGTGTTACGTTGTCGAAGCTCTGCCGCGCTCTGAATGGTTGGGCAAGTATTACATGAGCAAGATCATCTATTGGCTGGATCAGCAGTCCTTCTTTCCGTTGCGGATTGAAGAATACGACCATGACGGGAACTTGATTTTCATTAACGCGCGGACAGGGGTGCGGGCTAATCCCGCGCTTGGCGATCACGGCTATGCGGTGCTGTTCGATCTGTGGTGGGATATGAGCATCGATTTATTGTCCGCCTCGATTCACGGCATTTTGCCACGGACGTGGTCCGAAGAGGATCAGCGGATTTTCTTTAGCCCTGGTTTTATGCGGCGCGAGTGGTTTCTTGAGCCGCCGAAGACCTTGATGGTGCTCAACTCGCCTGACGAGTTTTATCTACGTCCGTCACTTGATCGTGAGAAATTTCCTGAAGACCGCAAGATTCAACTTCCACCTGAACTGGAAAATCGCGTGAATGCACAGGAACAGGCCGGACGGCTAGTGTTTTAGGGCAATGAAGAATGAAGAGTGAAGAATGAAGAATTGAGAAGGAAAAACTCTTTGTAGCGTGCGCCATGCGCACGAATAGGAGCATGCCGACGGAATAACACGCAGTACTGAACATGCAAATACGCAGGACAAGAAGGACTCAATCATGATTTATGAACTACGCACGTATCAACTCGTCGTTGGTGGATTGGCGGAATACTTAGAAGTGGCCAAGACGATGATCTTACCGGGAGTGGCGGAGTATGGGCTCAAGCCGGTCGGCTTCTGGTACTCCGAGGCCGGAGACCTCAACCAGGTCGTTCATCTCTGGGCATACAACGACTTGAACGAACGTCAAGAGAAATGGGGCAAGTGGGCAAAAGATCCACGCCGTGCGGAAGTAATGAAAAAATTGCGTGGCGTGGTACTCCATCAGAGCAATAAGTTTCTGTCGCCAACTGAATTCTCACCGATGAAGTAGTGATAAGACTGTTCTCACCTCCTTGCGGGCCCAGCGACAGCCACGGCAGTGGGAGAAGTGCGCGACCGTGGGCAGATAGTCGAGGAACAGGAATGGTCACGAGCAGTGACGATTACAGTGGGTGAGTAACCCGTGATTCTGATCCCTCGCTACGCGCCTTGCGGGTACTACTCGGGACAGACGGTTCTCTGACCGTTTCCCCGAGTCGGCCTAAAAGGCCGTGACGAGGGTACCGTCCCTCTGGAGCGTACCCGGAGGGACAGCTCTACGTACCGTATCGACCACTATACGCTACAGATTCTGAACCGT
This sequence is a window from Deltaproteobacteria bacterium. Protein-coding genes within it:
- a CDS encoding DUF1329 domain-containing protein, with amino-acid sequence MYLIMSKLLFLLFYIFLASFTNSAIAAEKGPGGKTWKSVDELSPAEKEPIDLRTETPRDAQISYVPAEKYPFAPPYTAEEMAFRAMEFPHVSRWSHAMADTFGSMTSGGYLNQGVTIGVNFYMLENNATEGGVPAQIRTTPGKDYYRMVFYYTSPPESLGAQDLWVLYRTDQKASTKLDYFAYAPSLRRVRRLPQPRRGERFPNNVQSFDDIVGRDAWEFSWKFLGTDVLYETVRLPSTRPMLTLASPEGKFTDVPADQLKMMGDTYPFYRSDGGVECYVIEGVTRQDWLPNYSAKRIIYWLDRHYFYPLRIEQYDDDDRLAIVEVRVAKHENPALKDKGYAALISLYYDLSLDLMSYSIHDAHLVREWSAKDQEVVFGPDFMRRQWLMYPLKTQAFVNAPAEFYLRPLLHDGKFPQARKIEVAPEVMARIRAQEAAGHLVFETTVAEGKEP
- a CDS encoding DUF1329 domain-containing protein, coding for MRRKSRLLLVVVIVLSVWLLPSRALAQKAVQGLESSVQSLEKNTNGTRPKSWKTLAELSAEEKASLDLRPDTPRDTQFSYLPAEKFPFTAPYSAEEMGLRSMEYPHSPYWNCTLIDIAATVTNTGFLDQRVTIIPILYLPKGGFAEQLYNTQPGKEVYRWLSQSVSPPERYGNQTLYVGYRNDQTFTTKLDLFAYSPSLRRIRRQPQPRRQDRLPNSASTFDDLLGRDAWEYKWRVLGTDILYSTVRFPVTKQSTTLTDDKGNYVDVKASDVKLMGPDYPLYTVDGGVKCYVVEALPRSEWLGKYYMSKIIYWLDQQSFFPLRIEEYDHDGNLIFINARTGVRANPALGDHGYAVLFDLWWDMSIDLLSASIHGILPRTWSEEDQRIFFSPGFMRREWFLEPPKTLMVLNSPDEFYLRPSLDREKFPEDRKIQLPPELENRVNAQEQAGRLVF
- a CDS encoding NIPSNAP family protein, producing the protein MIYELRTYQLVVGGLAEYLEVAKTMILPGVAEYGLKPVGFWYSEAGDLNQVVHLWAYNDLNERQEKWGKWAKDPRRAEVMKKLRGVVLHQSNKFLSPTEFSPMK